The sequence below is a genomic window from Nicotiana tomentosiformis chromosome 6, ASM39032v3, whole genome shotgun sequence.
ATTATTTTATTGTAATTTATGTGGCACATTTTTTAGTCCGTCCCAATTTTATtagtatatttttaaatttaaaaaaaattaactttacacttttattttatctttaatataAATCTTTTGTAACTACATAaatgttataacaaatttaatGCCACAAGTATTTGACCCAAAATCTATTTTTggaagaaataattaaatttatattttaaggcCTCTAACAATCAGTTCGATCCAAAATTTGAACAAAGAAATCAATAGTTGTAAATAATGATTGAAAATAGAGTAAAGGCAAGAGTAATCTTATTAGATATAAGCCTCGATGAGCTGTGTTGACAATGGCATTAGCAATCTGGAAAATAATTGAACAGAGCTTGAAACTATATAAAACAAGGAAGAACACTGAAGAAAAAAATtgttatttcttttttaaattttgtaatcACATAAAGGGTAAGCCATCATGGGAGACAAATACCAATTTCAACAGCTTTAAGGTGTTTTTTTTAAGGTTTAAgtcttgaaaaaaaaaagaataaaccaAATCTTTTTTCACCTTATTTTTAGAAACAGCCGAAACCTAAAACAGCTTACTCTATATTCGAGGAAATATAAATcgtaagatttgacttttgagataTAAATTGGTTACAGTGACCAAGCCTAACTTGACAGAAAAAGCACATTGGAATTGTCTTCTTGGAGACGTGGGCAACAAGTCAAACGCACTTGCTTTTTGAATCTTGACCACTCTAACCCTTGCCCTCTTTCCTCATTCTTCTTTATAATCGTTACCAGATTTCACAATGCGGAGATTCGTAACCCACAGAGCTAGAAATCTCATCACCAGTACTGTAACCAGAACTAGAACTACTACTTCTATTtgttcttcttctcctcctcttaCTTCCCCATTACCTGCTGCGTTTCGTTTCTTGTCCACTCTTCAgccttcttctccttctcctgaTTCAATGGCTTCCGATTATTCATCCACACCTGTCACTCTAGACACCCTTAACCCCAAGGTAAtcgaaattttaattttaattttttctgCTTTCTTGCATCTAAAAGATGTAATCTTTTCTACTGTTTCGCCGATTTTTTTCTTCTGTTAATTGAATTTGCCTCCTCGCTATTggtaataaataaattatactaTTGTTCGTTCTGGGTTTTTACCAACCTAGTATAGTATTTGTTGAGCGGTTTTCATGGCTCTTTGTGTTGTAACGGAACGAGTTTAAATGGAGAAATGGATATTGAGGATTTATATAGACGACCCAACTGTTTGTAATTGAGGCGTAATTATTGCTTCTGCTTTCCGCGGCTCTCCATTATTGCATtagattacttttttttttaaacggTCAAATGTTGGTTAAATTTGTACCTTTTCCAAAAAGAAATTGTACTAGTTCTATTCCAATTTAATCTGTTGCCAAAAATAGGATCTTTTGAGTCTTCATTCTTTGGAATTGGTAAGTGCTGATGCGAAAATCAATAGAGAGTACTGAGTCTTTATTGGAGAGTTAATTGATACATTGTTGCATTCATCATCTGATTTGACGCTTTCTACCTCGACTTAAATGCTGCGGTTTTGCCAGTTTTCTCAAAGACCTTATTTCGAGTTTTTGTCTTGAATTTACATTACTTGACTAATTTTATGGTCCATTTTGTTGGGTTCAGGTTTTGAACTGTGAGTATGCTGTCCGTGGAGAGATTGTCACACTTGCTCAGGTAGTCTTTTTACTTGGTTTACTGGCTATGgcttttgtttgttgattcctgTAAACTGTATATGGAATCTATGTTTGAGACTTCTGTTGATTGAGCCATTATTATTTGGATCTGCTGAATTTCATAATTTTGAAGAACTTGTATATGTTCAGAGAGGcctgtttcatttttctttttgatgcAGAAATTGCAGCAAGAAATCAAGGAGAATCCAGGTTCTCATCCCTTTGATGAGGTACTCACTCTTGTAAACTTGGTTTTCTTCTTTCCATTTTTGATTTAACAATCCATGCTTTATAAACACTTCACCCATTTTTTGTAATTGATGTCAGTCTCGGGAATAGATCTTCAATAGAACTATTCTTGCAAAGCTCCACGTAGGTCATAAGTTGATGACCTGAACTAGGCACCACCTAGAACCTCTTTAAGTTTCTAATTTATTCTGTTATCGTTCCTCTGATTACGTGCAGATCTTATACTGCAATATTGGAAATCCTCAATCACTGGCTCAGCAGCCTATCACTTTCTTTAGAGAGGTGGGCAAGAttactcatattttttcaaaacttATTAGACATAATCGGCGATTTGTAAGGCTGACTTTTTATGTTAGGTCCTTGCATTGTGCGACCATCCAGCCATTTTAGACAAAAGTGAAACACAAGGTCTGTTCAGGTATGGAGTTTGTCGGCCACTGCATCTTTTAGTTGAATGGAATAAAATATGCACCTAATATCCATATATAACTGGCTTCTGTAACATGAGTTTATCAGCAAATTTCCATGTCATTAGTCTATTCCCTGTACGCTTAGAAGATGATATGATTATAGATCCCGCTATTGACATGAGTCAGCACCTGTTCTTCTATTTTGTTGTTTAGCCAATAATATCCAGGAGTTGATTCAACATGCGGTGGCTGTCTTTTTAATTCTTATTCAAATGTCAAACTCATAAAAACAAGTCTTTGTTTTGAAGTCTATGCaagtaaagaaaaaatgagcTATTTCAATGAATAGGAGCAACCAATATTCAATGGAATACTATTGAGAACTtcatcaaaaaagaaaagaaatactaCTGAGAACTGTTTACTTGAGGCAGCTAAAGGAAAGGCTTGGAGAGAAACTGTTTGTTCTAATGTTTTTATAGCGCTCAACCACATCTATTTCCAGTCAAGTGTTCCTTCTTTAGATGCATACTAAATAGGAATTCCCTGTTTGCCTCTTATTCGTAGTCACCATCAGTCTTTTGCAAGATATGAGTGATGGAAGCCTCAAGATGCGATATTGATAAAATGCTGTGTGGGACATGTGCAGAGTGCAAGTTCCTCCAGGATCACGCTTCATAACTTAGGATGTAGCCCAAGATGTATTGGCCGAGTTTTATAAGATCACTTATACTTATTATTTCTAAGTATTAGAAATGATTGATGTCTAAGTCTTTTGGTTtaaggattcaacttcaaaactACAACTTATTTGGTGTCTTGGGGGATGTTTGTGGGTGTATTTGGAGTGGCACTGAAATGCAATATTTTATGCAATAACTTGCTTCTGTATTGATCTGTCCTGTTTTTGTTTTCATTGGAAACATCCACAGTTTTCGGTTCTTTTATTCGCTATCAGCTTTTTCTACTTTTTGCAAGTCCTAAAGATGTTCATCGTTTGAATTATTtccatatattattttatttatataatattgaAAATTCTAAAGCCCCATGCCTCGAGGGATAGATACATCGCCTAACGAGAAACAAAATGTCTTACCTTATGGCTTCACTTTTTAAAACCTGTTTACTAGTGAGAAAAAGTGTAAAGAAGAATTCTTCATCAACTTTAAGTCTCCTTCTGGTTCAGCAATATCTTGACACGATTTTTTGTTCTGAGAAGTATTCGGTTATGCTGTGCTACCATTTGTTAGAAAGAGGAGACCTCTTCAATATAAAATATTCAACTTGTTGTGAACTCTGAGAAATTGCAATTGCTGTCCTtcattctttcttttcttttgtagtGCGGATGCCATAGAACGAGCTTTCCAGATCCTTGACCAAATTCCTGGGAGAGCAACTGGTGCATACAGCCACAGTCAGGTGACTATCTTGTCGAGCTTGTTCCTGTTTTCCAGAGTGTTGTATAGGGCCGATAATAGAaagctttttatttttgtttcctAAATAGGGTATCAAAGGATTACGCGATACAATCGCTTCTGGTATTGAAGCTCGTGATGGCTTCCCTGCGGATCCAAATGATCTTTTCTTGACTGATGGTGCAAGCCCAGCGGTAAGTTATATTTATATCCTTGTCATTTTCACAGCTTTGAGGAAAGTAGCTTGTAGCAAATCTCACGTAGTTGGTAATGTTGGTTCTTTCCCTTTTTTCAGGTTCACATGATGATGCAGCTGCTCATCAGGTCAGAGAATGATGGAATTCTCTGTCCCATTCCCCAGTATCCTCTTTACTCTGCTTCAATTGCCCTCCATGGTGGAACTCTTGTATGTACCATTGCTTCAAAATAAAATTGATTTGTGCTAGTTGTTTAGTTGGCTGAAAATGAAACTGAAGATTAATGTCTATACAAATGTTACTGAATGCCGTGTTTGACCGCTCTTATGAGAGCTTTCCTTGAAAGTACCACTAGTGCATGCATTACTCTGATCACCTTATTCTTCAAAGACCCTTTATTTGATTCTTGAAAGGTAATCCTTTGAGAAGTTCTTAATATTTGCATATCATCTGGTTTTGTAGGTTCCTTATTATCTTGATGAACAAACAGGATGGGGGCTTGAGATCTCAGAACTTGAGCAACAGCTGAAAACTGCAAAATCCAAGGGTATTGATGTTAGGGCTTTGGTTGTGATCAATCCAGGCAACCCTACTGGGCAGGTAGGCTTTTAATAGAGATTTTGGATGGCTCATTTATGATTTTTCTTCAGAAATAGGAACATAATATACATCTCTGACAAGAGACTGCTGCCATGGAATATGgttagttttaaattttaaaaaaaggttaaaaaagaaaaaatagaaataaaacccCTATTTAACCATTTCATGTGGTATGAATATTTTTCTATGCATAACTATAGGTTCTTGGTGAGGCCAATCAACGGGAAATTGTAGAGTTCTGCAAGAGGGAAGGCCTTGTCCTTCTGGCTGATGAAGTGAGTTAATTATCCTCTTAAATTCTTCTATGCTTGATATGACAAATTCTTTTGCTTCTGTCAGCAGCTTGTTTAGCAGTGACTCTGAACTTGTTTTTTGATGTATCACTATCAGATTTTGCATTTCTAAGCAATCTGGGGTTGTATTAGACTTCACTGTTGTAATTCTCTTTCATAATTTGTGGAACTCATACAGGTCTATCAAGAAAATGTTTACGTGCCTGACAAGAAATTCCACTCATTTAAAAAAATTTCCCGCTCTATGGGATATGGTGAAAAGGATATATCTTTAGTGTCTTTCCAGTCCGTGTCAAAAGGTACATATTTCCCTTTACCTTGTCATTTCTTTGGGTGGTGCATCGGAGTGGTTTAAGAGGGGATAGGGGTTCTATTCTTCCAAATGCAAATAATTTTATTCTAATATTTTCATTTACCTTGGCGACTTTAGGATTCTATGGAGAGTGTGGAAAGCGAGGAGGTTACATGGAGGTCACTGGTTTTAGCCCTGAAGTGAGGGAACAGATATACAAACTGTCGTCTGTCAATCTGTGTTCCAATATCTCTGGTCAGATACTTGCAAGCCTCGTCATGAGTCCCCCAAAGGTTAGTATTGCTATTTCCTAATAATGTGTTGCCTTGCATATTCCCGGAGGAAAAGGTTTATGCAGAGAGCATGGGTACATGCAGGTGGGAGATGAATCATATGAGTCTTTTTCTGCTGAGAAAGAAGGAATACTCTCTTCCTTGGCAAGACGTGCAAAGGTTAGCGAGAACTTACATATAGGATATTGATGCTATTATATAATTAGCTAGTTCATTTGAAGTACGAGAAACTGAACCTGAACATAAGAAGTGCTTAATATAGCAGGCAAAAAATGATGTCTGAAATTTGCTCCTATAGAGTTCATATTTTAGCTTCATCTTTTGAGTTTATATCTGTCAACTTGTTAAATCTTCTTTTTGTCTCGTCTTTTTTGCCCCTCTTTTAATGATACCATCAGACACTAGAAGATGCATTAAATAGTTTGGAAGGAGTGACATGCAATAGAGCAGAAGGGGCTATGTATCTCTTTCCACGTATTAACTTGCCCGATAAAGCAATAAAAGCAGCAGAAGCAGCTAAAACTGCACCAGATGCCTTTTATGCTCGACGCCTCCTTAATGCCACTGGAATCGTTGTTGTTCCAGGCTCTGGATTTCGTCAGGTAATTGTTACATTTGTAGCTTTGCCATCTAGTCAATGCCATTATTAATATTGATAGCCTTTGGTAATAGTCTCCGACCATTTTCAGTAAACTTGCATGAACTGTTCACTTGAATGGTTAAAATGTCATCAGAGAAAAAGCAAGCATTTCTGATTATCCTGTACATGTTTGTCTCTCTTGCACTGAATTGGTTGTTGCTTCTGTATAGGTTCCTGGAACCTGGCATTTTAGGTGCACAATATTACCACAAGAAGAGAAGATACCAGCTATTGTATCCCGTCTTACCGAATTCCATGAGAAGTTCATGAATGAATTTCGCGGCTAAGAAATCTGCTCCTAGCGAATCCTAATCATAGAGAATTTTGAATAAGCACAGATTGGCTCTTGTCTGCGGATGTTTTTGTTTGGCCTCTACTTAATATAGTCGAACTGTCAGGACTTTAATGTCCCAAATTTTGGGGATTGTTTGTCATTTTCTATTTCGGATTCGCCCTTCCTCGTAGTTGAAGCGTATAAGCTTCAGCTCAAACTGTAGCCTGTTAATTTATCCCAAGCCCAGACGTGCAGTGGAAATATAAATGTGATTTGTGCAATACATTGATCATGTAACTAGTGCAGCAACTTCTCAGACCATCACAATTATATCATatctaaaacataaaataatgGATTCAGTTCATTAACAAACTCCAGACTCTACTACAAGATAATGGATGTAAAAGGAACAACGAAGAGGCCTGATCTAACATTCACAGCTGATGTAAAATTAGAGACACTTGGGTTTTGTACTTTCCACTTTAACTCAACACATGCCGTATTCAAACAATTGTATTATTGAGCGACTTTAAaacttctttttgttttgttCCTAGCTAGAAAAGTGTGGCGAATGAGAGGTTATATACCATATCTCCATATAAATTGTATTATTGAGAGACCCACACGCAAACTAATCAAACAGAAAAATAGTGCTATCAGCTGACCAGATGATCGATCAGTCATCACCAACATCAACAGTTAAAAGATAAGCTGAACCCATCGGCCCCAGAACCATATTTAGCTTAATATTTTCTATACAACTTATTATTTGAAGCTCCACTGCAGTAGTGTAGGAGAAAGACATAAAAGGATTCTCCTCTCTTTCTTTCCGCTCCAAATTTTGGCATTAGGATCAATGGGTGTTAGATACTTTCTTTCAGCTCCTACACTTACTCTGAATTCATCTTCGTCCGAAAGGGAAAAGCCTGCCCACAGACTCTTGGTGCATGCAAGCAGTAGCAATATCTCAATCAACAATAATACAATCACAACTACTTTTAATCATCTTCAGTTTCCAACATAAAGCTTAAGGTTTTACTCCAAGCCATACCAATCTGTTAAAGTTTCGGTCTTTTTCTTTCGTGTTATATATATATTGCCCCTCAATTCGAAGATCAGTAGTTTGTTATAGAGATGAGAAGGGAGAGATCACATGTGAAGGATATGATGAAGGTCCTCGTTTCTGCCACCCTGCTAGCTGCATAGTTTGAAAAACTGAGTTCTAAAAAGACAAGCTCCAAGCAGCATCAGACATCACTATTCTTCGAGTTGGAGGAGGAAAAGCGCACATCTCAGGCACCTGTGCCACATTCACATTTTCCAGTTCTATGAAGGTATAGTACCATATTTATTACAATGTCAACTTCTTCAAACACATAATTCGAGAGGTTTATTAGTTCAAACTATTGTGTTGTTTTTTCATCAATCATTCGAGTTCTATATAATATTGGTTGGTATTCAATTGGGATTATTTTGGTCGGTAATGGTATTAATCAAAGAGAGAAATTTTGTCCTTGTATTAACATTGTTATAAACTGAAGAAAAGACGCACTTAATTAAGGCTTTAATTTTATATAATGTAAAAGAGCTTCTAAAGTATGATTTAATTAAATGTCCATCATAAAAAACCGTAAGTCCTGCTTGTTTAGAGTACAAGGTAGTATAATACTCGTACCAAATCCAACATTAGTTATCCtcataaaaaatatttacatgtattattttatatggaataaaatatgaaatagcaATGCGAAGTATTAGCAATATAATACATGAATTGGAACATCCAAACAACAAAGCTAACCCTCATAATAATGGACAAACTTTTTTATTCTATTATTTCAAGCAAAGTTGGAGGAAAGCTAAGGCTATAAATACAACATATATTAGGAGAAACCTTAGAATATACTACTTATATAAATATGGAGGCTGCGCTATGCCTTTGGCATTGTGAATTTTCTATTGGAGGATAGAAACTTCTGTCGTAGCTCCGCCGCATCGATGTCATTGAAATGTGTTTCTGGGATCCAGTTTCCAGTCTTGGGATCTCTCATCCAAAATATCTCCTTCCCTACGCTTTTCTCAATAttgtttgaagaagaagaagaagaagactcgGCCACCTTCCTAATATTGGAAGTAGCAGGCCGTCCTTCTATATTCTCCGCTGCTACTTTGTATCCTCTCCTGCACCAACAAAAAAATAGCTAACTACTCCACTCTTCCATTCATGTTTAAGTTTCCATAAAATAGATTTGTTAAACTTGTGATTTAAAACATGTCATGACATTTATATGACTATAAATTGAGAAacttaaagttaaattattttcaaaatatataaCTTTTTGTTCGGATGGTTGATATGTATCGTTTTATATTGTATCATAtcttattgtattgtattgtactgtattgttTTGATGTATATAATTTTTGGATATATTCTATTGTTTGTTGTCGTTTCATGTAGGGGTGTCAAttgatatttaaaaaccgaccgaaccgaaccgattttcaggtttcttttaataaaaccgtaggttttaatataaatttataactgtatcgataattagggtaggtttattattttatgaaaataaaccgaaaaactACCGaatcgtaccgaataaatttagatgtgaaaaatatatttatttattaagtttaaaaataataaagtattacATTTTTCCTTGGGCCTTGGAGTTATGAAAACGGTTACAAGCCAACAGCTAAACTCAAAATTCTAATTCCCTGACCTATTATGCTACTCattgaaattaaattattttcaacaTATTCACTAGAAAGACACAAGGTATTCTAgcaattatgagtagcaaactataatgaattgaatatgtttcctttcgtatgatttaaGCTTatcttttgaatatttaatcttctatacaCTTTATTCTCGAGTCCAAGCTTGGTTCATACTCTTTGTCTTTTCTATGTTTCTTTTACACTActatagaatagttgatggatctatactctgaccatctttcatgttttcttaattcatcactttttaaacagtaaaaatgtaTAGAGAGTTTTGTGAAGCCCTATAAAAGTAGGCAGGTtgttgcattctacttctactagtgacttttataTGACACTAAAAAAATAACTGGAAATTAACCGAGCCGTactgataccgaagagaaaccgacatgattggggcAGTTTCGGAAAAACTAATTTTGGTTACACATAATAGAATAATCGAAAAAAtagtatggtacaaattttataaaataatcggccgaaccgaaccattgacacccctagtttcatgatattatacaccaataatatgaagaataaacttgcaatttTACAAAGAAAAAGTAAGATACGAGTTAGAATTATTATATCTTGGAAAATGctaaaatagaattatttaataataatgaaggggCAAGATAAGAGGAAAATCAAATCGATCGTCACATAAAGTGGTACTTTTCGTTGTTACGTAACGACGGGTTTTAATACATAATACGATACAATataatttaagtaacaatcaaaataaatctTGTACTTAAATTAACAATACGATATCTAGGTAACCTATCCAAACAAGATCAAGCAATGTAATAGTTTTCACATGTTCTTGTGAGAATAaacattcaaaaaaaaaaaaggcgtGGTAGGGAAGGTAGTTTGATATCTAACCTGAGATGAAGAAGGAGATTAAAGCTGCTGAACGGAACCCTAGGCATGATGAAGAATTTCAAGATGCGTTATAGATTGACAATATGTTTGTATGTTAACCAATATGTTTTTTAAGTTGAGTTAAGGACTTGAGGGTTAAAtgaaagctatatatatatatatatatatatatataggcaagGCAGGAGACAGGAGTCAAGAAGAATTAGTAGCATAGTAGAACTTGGAAAATCTGAGATTCGAGAGAGAGAGAAATGAGTTGGAAAGCAAACTATAAGATTCTGAGAAAATGGGAGAACTTCTAATAGTTGATGGTTACGTAAATGAGGGATTAATTAATTATAACTTCGTCCTAGAAAGGATGAAGATTTTGGAGTATCGAATATGTGATGATATAGAATCTTGAACAtgattatttatttttgaaaCAAAATTAATCTAGTAATTGTGATTTGTGTCTTATAAAAGGGAATAAGCAGagtaatttatttttatatatacataatattcaATTAAGGAAAACTTTGAGAAATGTTTCGATACATGTATGGGGCATTCCACTTACAATTTGAGTGAACTTTTTATTGCGGTAAGAATATTGCTCTTATTCGATATGAAGGGCATCAATTGATGCTCCTATATATGATCCTATCCTTAATTTCCGATATAGTTCTATCGTATGATGATTGATGATCCCcctcccccaccccccacccccacccccacccccaccttCTACATTCTGTTGATCtgatctccaaaaattcaactttggATTTATACCAATTTTGGGATTGAAGACTTTGTTTGGGGCATCATACTAAGTTTTATTCTTGTCGAGATAGTCACatgaaaattgaaaattataATACTGACATGAATTTCCCAGTTCCCCTTTTTTTTTTAGAACTGATTTACCCTTGATCCTAATTGCTAGTAGTCTCAGGGAAAGGTTGTCAaacaaaaaaataggaaaagaaaaataaatttcttgGATTGTGGATAGTGTTTATAGGTAGCAATATGTTATGTTATGTTAAATTCAGATTGGTTTGCTGGTATTATATTAGCTCTCTCCTTGTTTGAAAAGCTTGACTAATACTGCTCATCAGTCATATTCAACAATTAATAGATGAGAAGTGATTAATCATAACGTGTAACACGCTTCCTCTACTTTCATCAACAATCCCTCGTGTGGACTCCAGTCATTCCACTAACTAAAGATCCCATATTGTACATTAACCATATTCTCATTTGTTTTGGATATTTTTACCTACTAATGAAATGCTATTATAAAgaacaaatattataacataacatgaaatatTGGTTCCAAGAAACTTGGTTGTTATAACTATGGGTGTTGGTTCGgaattttcaattatcaaaccaagcCAATGTTGTCgtgtttttaaatttataaaccaaaccaaaccaaaccaacaaaatcggatttttcaatctcggtttttcgggtttttttggattttttcggGTTTTTGGGTTTTTTCCCGGTAAAGgtttcatagcataaaatatgtaattttgtgctccaaatatttcttaaatccTAGTAAAATACATCTATATAATATGTTTTCCAataaactaacacaataatatgagataagtcatagcattatactaaaatatttaataataaagataaaataataaaattacataaaataaatattgctaattaataagccataataaaaattaacataatctaaaaatactatgtaggtcatgctaaaataaatatagctaataagtactaacattaattacataattaagcactaaagaaaaagataaactaagttatgcattttcattataaaccaatgtaaaactaaaataattatccaacactatcgtcgctcctagtattgaattggatttcttttgttagcattagtattgatttgaactttgtttgagttattacatttatgagctataaaatttatttaccattcaagagtgttaagtctaaacttgaaaaagtttaagaaatatttataaattatattacaataaacatttatatgtataaaatatttttaaaaattatataaatgtattatcgggttggtttggcttcggtttgactttttttagttaaaaccaaaccaaacaaattatgatcatattttatttttcaataccaaaccaaatcacatCAGATTTTGTTTTTCCGGTTTGACTCAAATTATCGGTTTGGTACGGTTTATcaattttctttgtacacccctagttaTAACTATTAAAGGGGAGTTTGACTGTAAATATTTCCTTTATTCTACTCTATATGACATGATTTTAAGTACTATCTTTTTATGTGAATAAGAACATAGAATcttcaaaattttaatttaaaataaaactaacaaattcagaaataacataaaaataattttttaatttctcgTTTGGGTTAATTGCATTGTAAGCTAGTTACTGATATTCTCGCGATGCAAGCACTAGGGGTGTATATGGACCGAGTTGGTTCGATTTTTGTCAAAACCAAACCagttatatcggtttggattagtTTGGCTTTGTCggatttttcgaatttttttgttacatgaatattatttcaatcttactttattaaaattttgatAAGTAAATTGTCAtggcccaaaatctcaccacagacgtcgtgatggcacttagtctctaagactaggtaagctgattacaattacaattcgagccattttttttaaacatataatttaatacaagtgtcaaaaccaaaagCGGATACAAATATagaaaacctcccaagactagtaatactgagtcacgaactctaactgagtaCATGCAGTGATCCTAAGGATTGAATATACAATATTATTCGAATAAGAGTGGACAAtacaataaaaatagaaagactccaagggactgcgacgaccaagcaaccctaccttgaatccttgcgatcacactctaatctttGTCCAAATCCGATatttccaatacctggctctgttcAAAAATGTGcagaggtgtagtatgagtacaccatagtcggtacccagtaagtatcaagactaacatcagtgaagtagtgacgaggcacagtcaagatactcactagtcaaataatctgtgcaatatagtaaTATAGAGGGATAATAGAAAACAAGTAGCAGTGACAGCAACAAAGATCAATCATGGATatgaacaacaaggcaacaaaaaCACCacaaatattgctcaaacgaataaggaacacaagtacaactaaTTAATTAGGTCTTTTAAATATAAATCTTTTACTTATaagttttttaaataaaaatctttcgaatataattccttcaaataaatattcttcaagtataattctttcaaataaaagtcactctgtgacacctcatttcataatcataaaatacgggtctcagcccacttttatattttcacggcacat
It includes:
- the LOC104117840 gene encoding alanine aminotransferase 2-like produces the protein MRRFVTHRARNLITSTVTRTRTTTSICSSSPPLTSPLPAAFRFLSTLQPSSPSPDSMASDYSSTPVTLDTLNPKVLNCEYAVRGEIVTLAQKLQQEIKENPGSHPFDEILYCNIGNPQSLAQQPITFFREVLALCDHPAILDKSETQGLFSADAIERAFQILDQIPGRATGAYSHSQGIKGLRDTIASGIEARDGFPADPNDLFLTDGASPAVHMMMQLLIRSENDGILCPIPQYPLYSASIALHGGTLVPYYLDEQTGWGLEISELEQQLKTAKSKGIDVRALVVINPGNPTGQVLGEANQREIVEFCKREGLVLLADEVYQENVYVPDKKFHSFKKISRSMGYGEKDISLVSFQSVSKGFYGECGKRGGYMEVTGFSPEVREQIYKLSSVNLCSNISGQILASLVMSPPKVGDESYESFSAEKEGILSSLARRAKTLEDALNSLEGVTCNRAEGAMYLFPRINLPDKAIKAAEAAKTAPDAFYARRLLNATGIVVVPGSGFRQVPGTWHFRCTILPQEEKIPAIVSRLTEFHEKFMNEFRG